From Deltaproteobacteria bacterium, the proteins below share one genomic window:
- a CDS encoding tetratricopeptide repeat protein, which translates to MKKIFAFMSITVVSLLTISTVTAQPISRKTENAATMQLLKEQGTGKALTAVDWYNKGVALNNNSDDELECYKKAIGLDPTFAMAYHNMGIIYMTRGNDTEAIKDFNLFLQYSKDETEKTRIQKVITELQGESNNLQSGNVSRDLREKAAELYNQGVALNDNSDKEMEYYLQAIALYPGFAAAHMNLGLLYYNRKDYDRALLELTRYMEYTNDPPEKRKEILKIIEWLKYTITTSNKSTRQLQQTQPSQQSPANNTASPQIKEEPLQ; encoded by the coding sequence ATGAAAAAAATATTTGCATTTATGAGCATCACAGTAGTTTCACTACTGACAATAAGCACTGTTACTGCACAGCCTATCTCCAGAAAAACCGAAAATGCGGCTACAATGCAGCTCTTAAAAGAACAGGGCACCGGAAAGGCCCTTACTGCGGTAGACTGGTATAATAAAGGGGTTGCGTTAAATAATAATTCGGATGATGAGCTTGAATGCTACAAAAAAGCAATAGGGCTTGATCCTACATTTGCAATGGCTTACCATAATATGGGAATCATTTATATGACAAGGGGCAATGATACAGAAGCAATAAAAGACTTTAATCTATTCCTTCAATATTCAAAAGATGAGACGGAAAAAACACGGATTCAAAAGGTCATTACAGAGCTGCAAGGGGAATCGAATAATCTGCAAAGCGGCAATGTAAGCCGTGATCTGCGTGAAAAAGCGGCAGAGCTTTACAATCAGGGCGTAGCCTTAAATGATAATTCAGATAAGGAAATGGAATATTATTTACAGGCGATTGCACTTTACCCCGGCTTTGCAGCTGCTCACATGAATTTAGGACTGCTCTACTATAATAGAAAAGATTATGATCGTGCACTGCTTGAGCTTACAAGATATATGGAATATACAAATGATCCGCCCGAAAAAAGAAAGGAGATTTTGAAAATAATCGAGTGGCTAAAATATACAATTACGACATCAAATAAATCTACCAGGCAGTTACAGCAAACGCAGCCTTCTCAACAATCTCCTGCAAATAATACCGCTTCGCCACAAATAAAAGAAGAACCTTTGCAATAA